ACCAGTTAAACCAACATGAATCAAGAAAAGACCTCCCCTCATACAACATTGCTTAAGTTTAGATATCTTATATATTACTGGAATCGTAATGTTTTTTCGACTAGTCCCGATTGACTGATGATTTCTGAAAAGTCTCAGATGGGATCGTTCTAATTTTAAATTTACTCCAAATTTCATGCATAATTCCGATAAACAGTATGTAGGAGGGAAATTATGCTAAAAGTAGGCATTTCAGCGTTAAAAAAGATTAAAAAAAGTACATTTATTGCAATAATTCTACTATTCATACCAATTCTAATCGTAAGTCCTTTTTTTATTCCTCATCACGAGGAGTTTGTTTCAAATGGTGGTATTCAATCCGTTCAAGAATTGGGCATCAATGGATCAGTTCATTTTACTTACGTTAACTATGGAGTAACAAGAAATTACGCTGAAAAAATAAAGATTTTCATGTCTGGATATAGCGATCTCCAGTTTACTCCGCTCGAAGATTATACATACGAGGAATACAGAGATTACGAGGAAGTTTCAAAGCAGTTTCAATACGAAACAGTTACAAACGCAGTAGCTTCTGCTGGGTCCATGTCCAATGTTTCAACTGCCACTGCCCTAAATGCAGAAATGAATAAGATTTTGGAACAAAGTCAAATGTATAGCGGTGATTCCTATGGACTGATGATTGCTATTGGTCTAATAGAAGAATGGCAGCAAACTGACTTTTCCCATGGTGGTAAATACAAAATTGCTGGAACAGGAAGCTTGTTATCTGACCAATCAGTGGGTTCTATTGGATCAATCCGAAATAAGCTATTGACCGCGGAAGAAAATGGAGTAGACATTTTCTTTATTCCGAAAGACAGTGAATTTTACGAAGACAAAACTTGGAGTAACCAATACGAAGCTTTACAAGTAGTAAATGAAGAAGATTTAACAGTGCGTGTGGTGCCAGTGGGAAATCTAAATGAGGCATTGTCCGTTCTAAATAGTTTGTATTGATGGAGGAGAAACATGAAATTAAAATCTCTAGACACAGGGAATATATTAAAAATTTTTCTATGGGCCGCAATTATACTGTCATTATCTATTTTTGTTACCACGCTCATTTATTCCCTCTGGTATGATTTCTACCTTAAAATTGAATTAGTCGACATGTTTTTGGAATCAGTGTTTTCTATTCTGCTTTTGATGATGATTATTATTTATCTAGTGTGGATTTTCAACGTTCATCAGGATTTGAAAGAACTAATTCCCAGTTATCCGATCTCACCATGGGGGGCAATAAGAAGAATCACCATTCCTTTTTATAACATCTATGGATTATGGGCAGTTTATTCTACGTTGAAGGGCTATCTTAGCTACGACGAAAAGACGAAAAAATTGGGAATTATACTAGGCGTATACATACCGATATATTATTTCCTTCATTGGACTAGTAATATTTTTGATAGTTTCATTAAACGATCATTTGCTATGGAGCTAATGGGGGAACAGTTTTTCAACTATGTTGCAGCATCTTACGCGTTAAATGCAGGGGTGTTTACATCCTATTTACTTATTTTGATGATTGTTACAAAATCAATTCCACTTTTATCCAAGGTCCGAACGGAGACAAGTGAGTTAGAAGTCATGGAAGACCCATTAAAGATTGAGAATGCTTCTCCCTCTTTACCTGAGTACCCATTTCTATCTGAACCACCAATTATCAAACAATCTTTAGGAATAAAACCTTGATCACTGAAAATTTTTCATGGAACTGTTTGGATAGGACTTGGTTTACTTACAATGCCTCTTATAGTTAAGTTTTTCGTCTTACTAGTAGTTGGTACGCAAAATAGTTCTTATGACAACTTTAGAGATGAATTCTTACGAAAATATGTAGCTGACCCTACTGTGAGCAGTATTCCATATTCTATTGGCTTGCTTTTACCAAACTTCGCGTTGTTATTGGTCTGCTACTTACTGCTTTTATTGTTCATCCATAAAAAGTTATTTAAATCGCTTCTTACTACAATAGTTTTGTTCGCAATATTTAGTCTCAGCTCAATGAGTTTCATCCAAATTATTTGTGCGATTGCTCTTACAATCACGTATGGTATTGGATTTGTAAGAATCCGTACCTACATGAAGACGCCATTGCATGTTGAAATTTAACTCATATTAACTTCACTTTAAAAGTTTGTTATGTCTAATGAAAATTTTGTTATGTCTAATGAAAATTTTGTTAAAACCCGGCATCGATTTTGAATCGTCCGGGTTTTATCATTTTCATCCATCATTTTTTCAAATGGTAATTAAACAGGAAAATTATCATATCGCAATCCCATGTACCCGTGGTAGTTTTAAGGCGTGGTCTTGCCAGTGAAAATGCCTCCAATTGCATCGTATCGATACTGCTCAATGATGTCGCCATGACGATCCGTTACTTCTGATGCATTTCGTTGCCCATCATACTGGTAATACAGCAACCCACCAGTCGTTTTAAGATTCGAGTCATTAGCTGGATAAAACAGGTGTCAGTGCAAGACAACATTTGTACGACACTATTGCGTCAGTTTAAACTTTCAAGAATGCATAAATAATCATGATTGTTTTAATATTAATGAGTGTTTCTTACAATTCCACCTGAATGTTGACGTTCATTTTCTCAACAAACCTTTCCATAAATTAGGATTTTCGTAACGTCTTTTAACGAATAGCGAGTATTATACGACCGTCTCTTGGAAAAATACACCCCATACTTTATAAGCAACTCAGTTTACGAAAACCTTTTTACGTTTGCCATTGTTTATAGCCACGCGCTTTGTCATTCTCATGTGTAAATATAAATCGAGTACTATGTGTGGTTGTTTTATATTAATGTCACTGCAACCAAAATTGTCCGTCTTCTTACCATCATGAGTTTTTGTTTCAAAAAGTCTCATTTTATTAACGTAAAACTATAAAATCAATAAAAAACCTTGAAAGGCATTTAGCCAATCAAGGTTGTTGTTAGAAAAATATACTTAGCGTGAGTCTGAAAGATACAATCCATTTTCAAATTTTCTTACAAACCCTTTTGCAGGAAAGTCAGGATAATCAAACTCCCATAGGCATCCACAAACATTGCATTTATACCACTTTGTAGCATACCATCTAATGTCTTGAACATCACTATGTCCCACATAAAACGGTTCTGTTACAGGAATGTCTTTAAATACATTCTTTTTGACTTGTTCATCAAAAAAGGACTTTAATTCTTCAAATAGTTTATAGGAATCAATATCTGTACCGTACCTTTCATTACAATCACATTCTATTTGCTGAACCAATTGGCATTCACCTCCGGAATATATACTTGATTGCCACCACCTATCAAGTGACCTGCTCCCCCGTTTATCGTTTGAGGTGCCGCTGTACCTTCATATATTACGTTACCCTTTGGAACAACAACTTTGGTAACATATTGAGTAGTATTTCCCCACTCAGGTTTTAATGCAAGGTCTATTTGTGACTGTATTCCTCCATTTTGAGGTACTCTCGTCATATAGCTACCAACCTTTCCAGCCTCTCCTCCATATACTCTATAAAATGTTGTGTCTTCTGTTAAAGCAATTTGCTTATATGTTGCACCACTAAAAGTCTCTGCTACACTTTGCTTTAAAGGTCCTGGATTAGCAGGTGAATAGGTACCTTTAACCGTACCCTTAGGAATACTTCCTGTCTTATTTTTAATCACGTTCGTAATGGCATCTATCTTATTATTTACCCATTTCACACCATCATCAACTGTTCCTAGAGTTATAGTCAATACTTTGCTTTCTTTTATAGCTGAACTTGCCCTTGGAAAAGCTTTTGCACCGACTCCTAATACTCCTCCAAAACTAATGGGAGCGAATCCAATTCCAGTTAGTAAACCATTTGCAAAGTAAGAAGGACCAAGAGGTAGCGCTTTCTCACCTATCCGTCTATTTAGTTCTTGTTGAGTGATAGGATCTGCGTTTCCATAGATTGAATTATCTCCATCCCACCATTTTTGGAATAATTCATCATAATATTTTTTGGTATGGTTTTTTGGACCAGATGGTTGAATTTGCCGTAAATGTTTGTTCCGTTCCCGATCTACATAGCTATCAAATGCGTCTGGTCGACTGATCTTGATGCCCAACATTTTCGCACTTGCCGGTGCGCCGTACTTCGCAATTTCTTCGGCGTTTTGCCCTGCGATTTCTTCGGCACTGATAAAGTCAATCCATTCTTCTGTGTAGTTTTCACGGAAGGTTTCCGTGCTATGGTAGTCATCGTCATACTTCCGTTCTAAATCATCGATGGTAATCGTCGTCATTTTTGTATAGTCGTATGTCCATGTGTTCGACACATCTCGCTGATACGTTTGCGTATACTGTCTCGCTTCCATGACTTCTTTGACCAACCGTGTATCAGAAGTCGTTTTGTTCATGCCGACAAAATCCCAATAATGATAATTGGTAAACAGTCCATTTTGCTTCTCGATCGAGTCATAATCACGTTGTGCACGAACCCATGACGGAATGGCACCCGTTCCTTCATCGACACCTACTGCCACGTGACCACTTGGATCCCATAGATTGATTGGATTATTCAGCGCATACGAGTACCGATTTTGTGTTTGCGGAAGCGCTAGTTCTCCAGGATACGTATCCTCACTCAAAAATTTCCCTGCCGTCGGGTTATACCAACGGGCATTTAAGTCGACGAGTCCTGTCTTCCCATCATATCGCATTCCAGTGTAGCCGTGGTGGTTATATGGTGTGGTCGTGCCAGTGAAAATGCCGCCAAATGCATCGTATCGATACTGTTCAATGATGTCGCCATGACGATCCGTAACTTCTGAAACATTTCGTTGCTCATCATACTGGTAATACAGCAATCCACCAGTCGTTTTCAGATTCGGGTCATGTGCTGGATAAAAAAGATATCCGTGTATGGCGCTTTTACGTTCGGTAAAATTTCACGAATGTTGAAGGAAACTCTTTACGAACGTGACCTCTCACAACGTGAATTAGAACGTATGACAGGGTTGCGACCAAGTAAAATAAGTCCTCTTTGTTCAAACAACCTGGGCAGAATATATCTATCAACATTAGAAAGGGTATGCATAGTGTTAAACTTCGACATTCAGGAGTTAATTGAGGTGGAGTAGTCCTCTTGTCATAGTAATCGTTCTATGTACGTCAAAGTTGCGAAACATTTAAAAATCAATGGAAAAACAAAGGAAAGGTTTAATCCGATGAGTATGTCGGTAACCGATGATAGTTCGGTCTTTACTAAAATGAAAAAGCATAGAATAGGGTATTCGTATTAAACTGCGTGTACGTACCAAAAAAAATTAATGAAATACCATATAAGGGTTATACTTATTATCCATATTTTATAAATGATTAGCAGTTTATTCGACACTCGATACACTAAAAACAGACGGCTAACACAGAGTTAGCCGTCCAATAATTTTTATGTAGCTGTATTTGCTTCCATTAATAAATTATCAGGTAAATTTAATTCTTCGTCTGCTTTTAAAATCTTTGCAACGGGATTTTCACTCTCTATAAATGAAAATGTATAGCACTCTGTGCTATTTACATTTTTAGCGGTAAACAAGACTTCATAATTCCCTTCAGGTATATCAATTGCAACTGTTTCCATTACTGAACCAATCTCTATACCACCCTTGTCAACTTTAAAAGGAACAACAATCGCTCTTATTATATCACCATCAAGTTCTATTTTTTTTGACAGCTTGACAGTAATCTTACATTCACCATCACTAGATAGTGTGCCAAAGGAAACTGAACCTTCTCTCCACGAAAACCCTTGATTTACATGAGTGTCATTCCAATCATTAAAAGGGTTATCAAGTCCATATTGAAACAATGCAATTTGTGAATAAAAAATTTCAGACTCAAAAGAAAACTCACTCATTATATAATCCCTCCATTATTTCAGTCTTACTGTCGTTCCATCTGGATAATTTCTTAACTTATTCCCCAAATAAGCACCTGCACCTCTGTTATCAGATGGACTAACAGGTCTTACACTTGCACCCATACCACCCTCTTTAAACATTGCTGGTGGGTATTCATCTAAATCCTTTCCTGGAACTTTATTAAGACCACCTAAGCTATCTTTTCTTCGCAATTTTGCACCTGAACGGTCAATGGTTAGTGTGTCTGGATGACCTGCTTTTTGTGCGTCTTGGATATGCTTACTTGTTTCAGGATATCTATTACTAGGTATCGTAATTTCAACATCAGGTTTTCTATTACCCTATGTTGTAATCTTAAAAGCTACTAATAAAAAAACAACCGTTTTGATAACTTATAAAACTTCTTCCTTCTCTCGTATTATCGGCAATTCATAGGCTGTTTTGTACTTCATCAATCCGTATACAATATTCACTAGCCTTCTCATAATGCAAACCAATGCTTGCCCCTTTGTTTTGCCTTCTTTTTGTTTTCTTTGATAGTAAGCATGGAACACTGGGTTTCGTGGCAGTTTACTTCCCTTTGCTACTTGCACTTGTTGGACTGCTAGGTTGTAAAATAAAGCGTGTAGCGCCCGATTTCCGCGTTTGCTTTTATGCATCTTTCCTTTTCCACCAGAGCCAAAGTAAACAGGCGCAATCCCCGCGAATCGTGCTAATTTGTTGGCATTCGAAAAACGTCTTACATCGCCAATTTCCGCAATTAAGGCAGATGCTGTGACGAGTTCAACCCCTGGCATTGTATTTAGTTGAAAGTCTAGTAAGCCCATTAACTCTTTTAATTCTCTCTTCACATAGCCCATTTCCTGCTTTTTAAATAAAATATCACGGACAATGCTTCTCACTAGAAAGTCTCTAGTTTCTTGGTATTGTTTCTTTGTCAGTCCATCTTCTTCCACTAGCTTCACTATTTCAGTCGCTTTTTTCACAGAACATGTATTGTTACTCGCATCTAATAAAAAAGTGGTTAATTGTTTGATTGTGACACCTTGTAAACTAGATGGCGATGGGTAACGTTCCCAAAACGCTAACGCCGTTTTTCCCTCCACCTCGGAGAAAAACTTTTTATAGCTTGGGTAATGGTGGTTCAATTGAATGTGCAGTTGGTTCTTTAGAGCACCTTGCGCTTTTACTAGTGCATTTCTTCTCGATACTAATTGTTGGATAGACCAAAATAAATCATCTGGTTTCGCGTCTGGTAAGTGTTCCAGTTTGTTGACTAAGATGCGTGCGACACATTCTGCATCCCAACTATCGCTTTTTTGTGTCGTCATATGGCTTTTTCGTTCGGCGTAGGAAAGCGCAGGGTTTACTTCTTTTACAAGTTGCCCATGGTCTGCTAGAAACTGTGCCAACGATCTCCCATATCCACCTACATCTTCTAATCCAAATGCAAGGGTCATTCCGTCCTCTTTTTGTTTATCTACCTCTAATAGAAATTTAGAAAAAGGAGATGGTTTATTATCAAATGTTATTTCCCCTAGCTTCTCTTGCCAACAATTAATGATAACCCCTACATGTTGTTGCTTATGTAAGTCTACACCCACATACAAGTATTTTTGTTTATCGTGCATATACGCATCCTCCTTTTCAACAGAATGAAAATGCCGGCAACCTTAGTTCGAGCGTTCACCTTTCGGTGCGCATTGGTACGAAAGCCTATCCATTTTCATCGTTACATAACAACATATAAGAAAATGAGCCCCATTTTTAAGTCAAGGTTGAAATAATTGATTCATGTTTGCCATTTGCTTATATGTTTCCGTATGTATAAAGCCCTTGATAAAAGCTTCGTCTGTCTAAAATGCGTTTCACTTGTACTTTCGTAAAAGATTTCCCTAGTGTGGTTGTATACCCTTCGTTATTTAATTGCTCTGCCAACTTAGATAAGGACATACGCTTGTATACTTCTTTCAACGCAAACACTCGTTTCACTACCTCTGCTTGCCCATTATGGATGGTGAGTTCCTTTTCCCCTTTCTTTTTCTGATAGCCAAACGTCGCTCGTCCTC
The Paenisporosarcina cavernae genome window above contains:
- a CDS encoding RHS repeat-associated core domain-containing protein, whose protein sequence is MLYYQYDEQRNVSEVTDRHGDIIEQYRYDAFGGIFTGTTTPYNHHGYTGMRYDGKTGLVDLNARWYNPTAGKFLSEDTYPGELALPQTQNRYSYALNNPINLWDPSGHVAVGVDEGTGAIPSWVRAQRDYDSIEKQNGLFTNYHYWDFVGMNKTTSDTRLVKEVMEARQYTQTYQRDVSNTWTYDYTKMTTITIDDLERKYDDDYHSTETFRENYTEEWIDFISAEEIAGQNAEEIAKYGAPASAKMLGIKISRPDAFDSYVDRERNKHLRQIQPSGPKNHTKKYYDELFQKWWDGDNSIYGNADPITQQELNRRIGEKALPLGPSYFANGLLTGIGFAPISFGGVLGVGAKAFPRASSAIKESKVLTITLGTVDDGVKWVNNKIDAITNVIKNKTGSIPKGTVKGTYSPANPGPLKQSVAETFSGATYKQIALTEDTTFYRVYGGEAGKVGSYMTRVPQNGGIQSQIDLALKPEWGNTTQYVTKVVVPKGNVIYEGTAAPQTINGGAGHLIGGGNQVYIPEVNANWFSK
- a CDS encoding helix-turn-helix domain-containing protein is translated as MLKETLYERDLSQRELERMTGLRPSKISPLCSNNLGRIYLSTLERVCIVLNFDIQELIEVE
- the comJ gene encoding competence protein ComJ; amino-acid sequence: MSEFSFESEIFYSQIALFQYGLDNPFNDWNDTHVNQGFSWREGSVSFGTLSSDGECKITVKLSKKIELDGDIIRAIVVPFKVDKGGIEIGSVMETVAIDIPEGNYEVLFTAKNVNSTECYTFSFIESENPVAKILKADEELNLPDNLLMEANTAT
- a CDS encoding NucA/NucB deoxyribonuclease domain-containing protein — translated: MRRKDSLGGLNKVPGKDLDEYPPAMFKEGGMGASVRPVSPSDNRGAGAYLGNKLRNYPDGTTVRLK
- a CDS encoding IS110 family transposase, with translation MHDKQKYLYVGVDLHKQQHVGVIINCWQEKLGEITFDNKPSPFSKFLLEVDKQKEDGMTLAFGLEDVGGYGRSLAQFLADHGQLVKEVNPALSYAERKSHMTTQKSDSWDAECVARILVNKLEHLPDAKPDDLFWSIQQLVSRRNALVKAQGALKNQLHIQLNHHYPSYKKFFSEVEGKTALAFWERYPSPSSLQGVTIKQLTTFLLDASNNTCSVKKATEIVKLVEEDGLTKKQYQETRDFLVRSIVRDILFKKQEMGYVKRELKELMGLLDFQLNTMPGVELVTASALIAEIGDVRRFSNANKLARFAGIAPVYFGSGGKGKMHKSKRGNRALHALFYNLAVQQVQVAKGSKLPRNPVFHAYYQRKQKEGKTKGQALVCIMRRLVNIVYGLMKYKTAYELPIIREKEEVL